Genomic segment of Alphaproteobacteria bacterium:
AGTTCGCCCAAAGCTATCCCCACGAGCTTTCCGGCGGCATGCAGCAGCGCGCCGCCATTGCCCGATCGCTGGTCCACGATCCCAAATTGATCCTCATGGACGAGCCCTTCGGGGCGCTCGACGCCATGACGCGCGAGCGCATGAACCTAGAGTTGCTGCGCATCTGGCAGCGCGCCGGCAAGACCATCGTCTTCGTCACCCACGGCATCCCCGAGGCCGTCTTTCTGGGCACGCGCGTAGTGGTGCTGACGGCCGGTCCGGCGCGCATGGCCGACCTCATCGAGATCGAATTGCCGCACCCGCGGACGCTCGATCTCAGGACCCACGAAGCCTTTGGGGACTACACCCGCCGGGTCTATCGCCTCTTCGGCATGGAGTGAGCTATGAGCGAACACCGCCTGGGTATCATCATGAACGGCGTCACCGGGCGCATGGGCAGCAACCAGCACCTGGTGCGCTCGATCCTGGCGATGCGCGAGGCGGGCGGCGTGACGCTCGACGACGGCCGGCGCATCATGCCCGACCCCATACTGGTGGGCCGCGACCTCGACAAGCTCGAGGCCCTGGCCGTTGCACACGGCATCGAGCGCTGCACCAGCAACCTCGAGATCGCCCTGGCCAACCCCCAGGATACGCTTTATTTCGACGCCGTGACGACGCCCCGGCGGGCCGACAACCTGCGCGCCGCCATCCTCGCCGGCAAGGACGTCTACTGCGAAAAACCCAGCGCCGCGACGCTCGAGGAAGCCCTCGACGTTTACCGCCTGGCCGAGGACGCCGGCATCCGCCACGGCGTCGTCCAGGACAAGCTCTGGCTGCCCGGGATGCTCAAGCTCAAGGGCCTGATCGACGAGGGCTTCTTCGGACGCATTCTCTCGGTGCGCGGCGAGTTCGGCTATTGGGTCTTCGAAGGCGACGACCAGGCCGCCCAGCGGCCCTCGTGGAACTATCGCAAGGACCAGGGCGGCGGCATCATCCATGACATGCTGTGCCACTGGCGCTATCTGCTGGATGGCCTCTTTGGTGGGGTCAGGCGGGTGAGCTGCCTGGGCGCCACCCACGTGCCCAGGCGCTGGGACGAACAGGGCGAGGCTTACGACGTCGATACCGATGACGCGGCCTACGCCACCTTCGAGCTCGAGGGTGGTGCCATCGCCCACTTCAACAGCTCCTGGTGCGTGCGCGTGCGCCGCGACGATCTGCTGACGCTGCAGGTCGACGGCACCGAGGGCTCGGCCGTGGCCGGGCTCAGGCACTGCCGCATGCAGTCGCGCGCCGCCACGCCCAAACCGGTGTGGAACCCCGACATCGACCAGCCGATAGATTTTTTCGCCGGCTGGCCCGAGGTGCCGGAGCCGGAGAGCTACGAGAACGCCTTCAAGGCCGAATGGGAGCTTTTTATCCGCCACCTCTACGGCGACCAGCGCTTCCCCTGGGACCTCCATGAGGGCGCCAAGGGCGTGCAGTTGGCCGAGCTCGCCCTGCAGAGCTGGGAGGAACGCCGCTGGCTCGAGGTGCCCGAGCTGGAGACGTAGGAGACGCAGGCTTGCCGACGATAGATCTGCCGCTGGCCGATGGTGGCATCGAGAGTTACCTCACCGGGACGCCTGGTGACTTTCCCCGGCCTGACGCCCCTTTCAACCGCGTCGCCTACGCCGCCGTGCACGTCGTCGCCGATCCCCTGGCGGAGGTCGACCCCTGGCTCGGGGCGGCGCTCGACTGGGAGGCCACGCTGGCCTATCGCCGTTACCTTTGGGACCTCGGCTTGGGCGTGGCCGAGGCCATGGACACGGCCCAGCGCGGCATGGGGCTCGATTGGCCGAGCGCGCTCGAGCTGATCAAGCGAAGCGTGGCGCAAGCGCCGCCGGGGGCGCTGCTGGCCTCGGGCGCCGGTACCGACCACCTCGCGCCAGCGCCCGGCGTCACCCTCGACGACGTAATCGCGGCTTACGAACAACAGTGCGCCGCCGTCGAGGCGGCCGGCGGGCGGATCATTCTCATGGCCAGCCGGGCCCTGGCCGCCGCAGCCCGCGGCCCCGACGACTATGCCAAGGTCCTGGGCCGCATCCTGGGCCAGGTTCGCGAGCCCGTGCTGATCCACTGGCTGGGCGAGATGTTCGATTCCGCCCTGGCCGGCTATTGGGGGCACGACGATATCGATCGGGCCATGGCTGTCTGCCTCGAGGTGATGGCCGAGCACGCCACCAAGATCGACGGCATCAAGGTCTCGCTGCTCGACGACGTTAAGGAAATCGCCATGCGCCGGCGCCTGCCCGAGGGCGTGCGCATGTACACCGGCGATGATTTCAATTTTGCCGCCCTCATCGCCGGCGACGACCAGGGCTCGAGCGATGCCCTCCTTGGCATTTTCGACGCCATCGCCCCGGCCGCCTCGGCCGCGCTGGCGGCGCTGGCGGCCGGCGACCGGGGGCGTTACGACGAGATCCTGGCGCCTACCGTGCCGCTGTCGCGCCACATCTTCCAGGCGCCCACGCGTTTTTACAAAACCGGCGTCGTCTTCATGGCCTACCTCAACGGCCACCAGGACCATTTCGCCATGCTTGGCGGCCAGCAATCGGCGCGATCGTTGCTGCATCTGGCCGAGCTTTTTCGTCTTGCCGACCGGGCCGGGCTGCTGGCCGATCCCGACCTGGCATGCGTTCGCATGAAGCGCTATTTTGTGCTGCACGGTTTCGGCGAATGATTGCATCTCGGGTAGGGCGCGATGGACATGGAATGGCTGCTCCTGATCGTCTTGCTTGGTAGCGACGATGGCGCGCGCTACGAGCCCAGACCTTATGCCTGCGAAAAGCAATGCATCGCGGCGGCCCAGGAATTCGTCAGGCAATACCCGGCCTTCGAGTGGCGCGACCACCGCCCATCGGGTGATCTGCTGGCGCTGGTGA
This window contains:
- a CDS encoding Gfo/Idh/MocA family oxidoreductase yields the protein MSEHRLGIIMNGVTGRMGSNQHLVRSILAMREAGGVTLDDGRRIMPDPILVGRDLDKLEALAVAHGIERCTSNLEIALANPQDTLYFDAVTTPRRADNLRAAILAGKDVYCEKPSAATLEEALDVYRLAEDAGIRHGVVQDKLWLPGMLKLKGLIDEGFFGRILSVRGEFGYWVFEGDDQAAQRPSWNYRKDQGGGIIHDMLCHWRYLLDGLFGGVRRVSCLGATHVPRRWDEQGEAYDVDTDDAAYATFELEGGAIAHFNSSWCVRVRRDDLLTLQVDGTEGSAVAGLRHCRMQSRAATPKPVWNPDIDQPIDFFAGWPEVPEPESYENAFKAEWELFIRHLYGDQRFPWDLHEGAKGVQLAELALQSWEERRWLEVPELET
- a CDS encoding dihydrodipicolinate synthase family protein codes for the protein MPTIDLPLADGGIESYLTGTPGDFPRPDAPFNRVAYAAVHVVADPLAEVDPWLGAALDWEATLAYRRYLWDLGLGVAEAMDTAQRGMGLDWPSALELIKRSVAQAPPGALLASGAGTDHLAPAPGVTLDDVIAAYEQQCAAVEAAGGRIILMASRALAAAARGPDDYAKVLGRILGQVREPVLIHWLGEMFDSALAGYWGHDDIDRAMAVCLEVMAEHATKIDGIKVSLLDDVKEIAMRRRLPEGVRMYTGDDFNFAALIAGDDQGSSDALLGIFDAIAPAASAALAALAAGDRGRYDEILAPTVPLSRHIFQAPTRFYKTGVVFMAYLNGHQDHFAMLGGQQSARSLLHLAELFRLADRAGLLADPDLACVRMKRYFVLHGFGE